In the genome of Flaviflexus ciconiae, one region contains:
- a CDS encoding lipid II:glycine glycyltransferase FemX — protein MPFSRIIPLHPTEFTARAAAARVDLPLEQSQAWDRYDEAVDGRSPFGRYVWQVDGEDRAFLSLTALTGRGFKYLWAKEGPVWTGAPSAREEEYFHKDLKKILKPNKSFAFVRLHAHHTSSRLHELLQSIPFDRTVILDLTMDSDALMASMKKRGRRDVRKSLRNESLVPQEETGRALEIFDELYELLKETGDRDGFGIAPKSSYTTMLSSLGPEHARLFTVRQENSVLCWGIVTVNGPLATYYYAASNAAGRKEGAPDLLVWFMTETLRESGVRTFDLMGIDSERAPQLAGVRGFKTKFSEEITEVPGAWDLPLNRLWYASLTAALKGKRMAVQKLKELRQPKDHADSEKA, from the coding sequence ATGCCCTTCTCCCGTATCATCCCGCTTCATCCGACAGAGTTCACGGCCCGTGCGGCCGCGGCACGCGTTGATCTGCCACTCGAGCAGTCACAAGCGTGGGATCGCTATGACGAAGCGGTCGACGGTAGGAGCCCCTTCGGTCGCTATGTGTGGCAGGTCGACGGCGAGGACCGGGCCTTCCTGTCTTTGACCGCCCTGACGGGCCGCGGATTTAAATATCTGTGGGCCAAGGAAGGTCCGGTATGGACTGGGGCACCGAGCGCTCGTGAGGAAGAGTATTTCCACAAGGATCTCAAAAAGATCCTCAAGCCCAACAAGTCTTTCGCCTTTGTGCGGCTTCATGCCCACCACACGTCTTCCCGCCTCCATGAGCTGCTTCAGTCGATTCCCTTTGACAGAACCGTCATTCTTGACCTGACAATGGATTCCGACGCTCTCATGGCAAGCATGAAGAAGCGCGGGCGTCGCGATGTCCGGAAGTCCCTCAGGAACGAATCCCTTGTTCCGCAGGAAGAAACCGGACGCGCCCTCGAGATCTTCGACGAACTCTATGAGCTTCTGAAAGAAACAGGCGATCGAGACGGCTTCGGTATTGCCCCCAAGTCGTCGTACACGACCATGCTGTCCTCGCTTGGCCCAGAGCATGCCCGGCTCTTCACGGTCCGCCAAGAGAACAGTGTGCTGTGTTGGGGGATCGTGACTGTCAACGGCCCCCTTGCCACCTACTACTATGCGGCGTCGAATGCGGCCGGGCGCAAGGAGGGAGCACCCGACCTCCTCGTCTGGTTCATGACCGAAACTCTTCGCGAATCCGGAGTCAGAACTTTCGACCTCATGGGTATTGACTCCGAGCGTGCACCCCAACTAGCTGGTGTCCGAGGCTTTAAGACAAAGTTCTCCGAGGAGATCACCGAAGTGCCCGGTGCCTGGGACCTGCCGCTGAACCGGCTCTGGTACGCCTCGCTCACCGCCGCTCTCAAGGGTAAGCGCATGGCCGTGCAGAAGCTGAAGGAGCTTCGTCAGCCAAAGGACCACGCGGACTCCGAGAAGGCCTAA